One window of Triticum dicoccoides isolate Atlit2015 ecotype Zavitan chromosome 5A, WEW_v2.0, whole genome shotgun sequence genomic DNA carries:
- the LOC119299356 gene encoding peroxisomal membrane protein PMP22-like, whose translation MSEVAAMAGQAYMRQLSKHPLRTKAITSGVLAGCSDAVAQKISGVKKLQLRRLLLIMLYGFAYAGPFGHFFHKLMDKIFKGQKKGKETTAKKVIVEQLTVSPWNNMMFMMYYGLVVEGRPFGQVKSKVKKDFANIQLTAWKFWPIVSWINYEYMPLQLRVLFASSIASCWAVFLNLKAARSIAGASKNA comes from the exons ATGTCTGaggtggcggcgatggcggggcAGGCGTACATGAGACAGCTCTCCAAGCACCCTCTCCGCACCAAGGCCATCACCTCCGGGGTGCTGGCCGGCTGCAGCGACGCCGTCGCCCAGAAGATCTCCGGCGTCAAGAAGCTCCAGCTCAGGAGGCTCCTCCTCATAATG CTCTATGGATTTGCATACGCAGGACCATTCGGTCATTTTTTCCACAAGCTTATGGACAAGATTTTCAAGGGAcagaagaaaggaaaagaaactACAGCCAAGAAG GTCATAGTGGAGCAGCTAACTGTATCACCATGGAACAATATGATGTTCATGATGTACTACGGTCTGGTAGTTGAAG GGAGGCCATTCGGGCAAGTAAAGAGCAAGGTCAAGAAGGACTTTGCAAACATCCAATTGACAGCTTGGAAG TTCTGGCCAATAGTTAGCTGGATCAACTATGAGTACATGCCACTCCAGCTCCGAGTTCTTTTCGCCAGCTCCATTGCATCATGCTG GGCAGTGTTTCTGAACCTGAAAGCAGCAAGATCCATTGCCGGCGCTAGTAAGAATGCATAA